The Sediminispirochaeta bajacaliforniensis DSM 16054 genome has a segment encoding these proteins:
- a CDS encoding metallophosphoesterase family protein, producing MKILVLSDIHGNREALETVLSECEGEYQQIWCLGDIVGYGPDPNDCIEMLAGKDVVAVMGNHDLGAGRGEKWDLFSPVARTMIEWTAERLSGQSRHYLSKLPEIAYRDGYTLVHGSPAGPVWRYILDGHSAAEAFSLMDTPACLYGHTHVPALFSLSKRVLRYHQPRYGKRMRPPGQMWLANPGSCGIPRDGDGRAAFILLDTASGFLTFRRIAYPKNRTVEKLKRLGAPYQLIQLLESGI from the coding sequence ATGAAGATACTTGTTCTTTCCGACATTCATGGAAATCGGGAGGCTCTCGAAACCGTTCTTTCCGAATGCGAGGGGGAGTATCAGCAAATCTGGTGCCTCGGTGATATCGTCGGCTATGGCCCCGATCCCAATGATTGTATTGAGATGCTTGCCGGAAAGGACGTTGTGGCGGTAATGGGAAACCATGATCTCGGTGCCGGAAGGGGCGAGAAATGGGATCTCTTTTCTCCGGTGGCGCGAACCATGATTGAATGGACGGCCGAGCGGTTGAGCGGACAAAGCAGGCACTATCTCTCAAAACTACCGGAGATCGCTTACCGGGATGGATATACTCTCGTCCATGGCAGTCCTGCAGGGCCTGTGTGGCGCTATATTCTGGATGGTCACTCGGCAGCCGAGGCTTTTTCTCTCATGGATACGCCTGCCTGTCTGTACGGGCATACCCATGTTCCGGCCCTTTTTAGTCTGAGTAAGCGTGTCCTCCGCTATCATCAGCCCCGTTACGGAAAAAGGATGAGGCCGCCGGGGCAAATGTGGCTTGCCAATCCGGGAAGTTGTGGAATCCCTCGGGACGGCGACGGCCGTGCTGCGTTTATCTTGCTCGACACAGCGTCGGGATTTCTTACTTTTCGGCGTATTGCCTATCCCAAGAATCGAACCGTGGAAAAACTGAAGCGACTGGGGGCGCCGTACCAACTGATTCAGCTTTTAGAGTCCGGAATTTGA